From a single Oreochromis niloticus isolate F11D_XX linkage group LG4, O_niloticus_UMD_NMBU, whole genome shotgun sequence genomic region:
- the LOC100705746 gene encoding trafficking protein particle complex subunit 5, with translation MDTRFTRGKSNILERPLTRPKTEVSLSAFALLFSEMVQYCQSRVYSVSELQTRLADMGQSVGASMLDVLVLREKNGKRETKVLNMLLFVKVNVWKSLFGKEADKLEQANDDDKTYYIIEKEPLINAYISVPKENSSLNCAAFTAGIVEAILTHSGFPAKVTAHWHKGTTLMIKFNESVIARDKALDGR, from the exons ATGGACACCCGTTTCACTCGAGGGAAATCCAACATCCTTGAGCGCCCTTTGACCCGACCCAAGACTGAAGTCAGTCTGAGCGCCTTTGCACTCCTGTTCTCCGAGATGGTACAGTACTGTCAGAGCCGCGTGTACTCCGTGTCGGAGCTGCAGACACGCCTGGCAGACATGGGCCAGAGCGTGGGAGCCAGCATGCTGGATGTGTTGGTGCTGAGGGAGAAGAATGGGAAGAGGGAGACCAAAGTGTTGAACATGCTCCTCTTTGTCAAG GTTAACGTGTGGAAGTCCTTGTTCGGAAAGGAAGCCGACAAGCTGGAGCAGGCCAACGATGACGACAAGACGTACTATATCATAGAGAAAGAGCCGCTTATTAATGCGTACATCTCCGTGCCCAAGGAGAACAGCAGCTTGAACTGCGCCGCCTTCACCGCAGGCATCGTGGAGGCCATCCTCACACACAGTGGCTTTCCCGCAAAGGTCACTGCCCACTGGCACAAAGGCACCACGCTGATGATAAAGTTTAACGAGTCAGTTATAGCCAGGGACAAGGCTTTGGATGGCAGATAA